In one Candidatus Nanopelagicus limnes genomic region, the following are encoded:
- the dnaA gene encoding chromosomal replication initiator protein DnaA: MATLAQVDLQKLWDQVVSSVSTPQYSAFLVRTKPLGLLPGEDGSNLLLSAPDLFTKDVLETRLRAILTEELSNQLGEKINIAVTVTSDGKSESQENLQSDDQVFPDAPIEVKGGTGRNSTSLNNNESAQLNPRYIFETFVIGASNRFAHAAAVAVAEAPAKAYNPLFIYGDSGLGKTHLLHAIGAYAKELYGSVRVRYVSSEEFTNDFINSIRDDKASVFQKRYRDLDILLVDDIQFLENKERTQEEFFHTFNTLYNANKQIVISSDRPPKQLTTLEDRLRSRFEWGLITDIQPPELETRIAILRKKAAQDKLNAPDDVLEYIASKISTNIRELEGALIRVTAFASLNRQGVDLSLAEIVLKDLIPEEGGPEITGPTIMAQTASYFSLTVDDLCGTSRSRVLVNARQIAMYLCREMTELSLPKIGQAFGGRDHTTVMHADRKIRQLMAERRSIYNQVTELTNRIKQQSKK; the protein is encoded by the coding sequence ATGGCAACGCTAGCGCAGGTTGATCTGCAAAAACTGTGGGATCAGGTGGTCTCCTCCGTCTCAACTCCGCAATACAGCGCATTTTTAGTTAGAACCAAACCACTGGGTTTACTACCAGGTGAAGATGGTTCAAATCTTTTGTTATCAGCTCCAGATCTTTTTACTAAGGATGTTTTAGAGACCCGACTTCGCGCCATCTTAACTGAGGAGTTAAGTAACCAGTTGGGTGAGAAAATAAATATTGCAGTAACTGTTACAAGTGATGGTAAGTCTGAGAGCCAAGAAAATTTGCAAAGTGATGATCAAGTTTTTCCAGATGCCCCAATTGAGGTCAAAGGTGGCACGGGACGAAACTCAACCTCATTAAATAACAATGAAAGTGCGCAGTTAAATCCAAGATATATTTTTGAAACTTTTGTTATTGGTGCCTCAAATCGTTTTGCCCACGCGGCCGCTGTTGCTGTAGCTGAAGCCCCGGCAAAGGCTTATAACCCGCTGTTTATTTATGGTGATTCAGGCCTTGGCAAGACCCACCTTTTACATGCGATTGGCGCCTACGCCAAAGAGTTATATGGCTCAGTCCGGGTCCGTTATGTCTCATCTGAAGAGTTCACAAATGACTTTATTAACTCAATTCGCGATGATAAAGCTTCAGTTTTTCAAAAGCGCTACCGCGACCTAGATATTTTATTAGTTGATGATATTCAGTTTTTAGAAAACAAGGAGCGAACCCAAGAGGAGTTTTTCCATACATTCAACACTTTGTATAACGCCAACAAACAAATTGTTATCTCAAGTGATCGACCACCAAAACAATTAACTACTTTAGAAGATCGCCTTCGCTCCCGATTTGAGTGGGGTTTAATTACTGATATTCAACCACCAGAGCTTGAAACTCGAATTGCCATTCTTCGCAAAAAAGCTGCGCAAGATAAATTAAACGCTCCTGATGATGTGTTGGAATATATTGCTAGTAAAATCTCAACAAACATCCGTGAGTTAGAGGGTGCGTTAATTCGTGTTACTGCCTTCGCCTCTTTAAATCGACAGGGTGTTGATTTATCACTGGCAGAGATCGTGCTTAAGGATTTAATCCCAGAAGAGGGTGGCCCAGAAATTACTGGTCCAACCATCATGGCTCAGACCGCCTCCTACTTCTCACTAACAGTTGATGATCTTTGTGGCACCTCTCGCTCTCGGGTATTAGTAAATGCCCGGCAGATTGCGATGTATTTGTGTCGAGAGATGACTGAGCTTTCTTTACCGAAGATTGGCCAGGCTTTCGGAGGGCGTGATCACACAACCGTGATGCATGCTGATCGAAAGATTAGGCAGTTAATGGCAGAGCGGCGCTCTATCTATAACCAAGTGACTGAGTTAACCAACCGAATAAAGCAGCAATCTAAAAAGTAA
- the recF gene encoding DNA replication/repair protein RecF (All proteins in this family for which functions are known are DNA-binding proteins that assist the filamentation of RecA onto DNA for the initiation of recombination or recombinational repair.), giving the protein MLITNLNLTNYRSYSSLDLPLTSGISIFVGKNGEGKTNIAESILYLTFLSSHRASGNTPLIKLGNQSAYIRAKVQYPEREILVELEINSEKANRAKVNQNQVRSQKEIFGIVQTIYFSPEDLDIVRGDPSERRRFIDQLLTLRSPRAAGVITDYDRAVKQRNSLLKTRASNDALIPWDKQVAQFGGELIALRMAALVELKPIFNNIYKDISDTKPAEIIYKSSIENPSINPSENSEKIMEKLTLNRGAETERGLTLTGPHRDDLVLALGDHLVKGYASHGESWSIALSLKLATYNLLKSDGLSPILILDDVFSELDEDRREKLAQIAQSAEQTLITVAVENDLPKSIKGTRHLVKSGVVSKL; this is encoded by the coding sequence GTGTTAATCACCAATCTAAACCTAACTAATTACCGATCTTATTCCTCACTAGATCTACCACTTACTAGTGGCATCTCAATATTTGTTGGTAAGAACGGTGAAGGAAAAACCAATATTGCTGAAAGCATTCTTTATTTAACCTTCTTAAGCTCACACCGGGCTAGTGGAAATACCCCACTAATTAAACTAGGTAATCAAAGTGCTTACATTCGTGCCAAAGTGCAATACCCAGAGCGGGAGATTTTGGTTGAGTTAGAGATTAATAGCGAGAAAGCTAATCGAGCCAAAGTAAATCAAAATCAAGTTCGAAGTCAAAAAGAGATCTTTGGAATTGTTCAAACCATTTATTTCTCACCTGAGGATTTAGATATTGTGCGAGGGGATCCAAGTGAGCGCCGCAGATTCATTGACCAATTATTAACTTTAAGATCCCCAAGGGCGGCCGGAGTTATCACCGATTATGACCGCGCAGTTAAACAGCGAAACTCATTACTTAAAACCAGAGCCTCAAATGATGCGTTAATACCTTGGGATAAACAGGTCGCACAATTTGGAGGCGAATTAATAGCGCTGCGAATGGCGGCCCTAGTTGAGTTAAAACCCATATTTAATAATATATATAAAGATATTTCAGATACTAAACCTGCTGAAATAATCTATAAATCAAGTATTGAAAATCCTTCTATTAACCCAAGTGAAAACAGTGAAAAAATAATGGAGAAGCTAACTTTAAATAGAGGGGCAGAAACGGAACGTGGTCTTACTTTAACTGGGCCACACCGCGATGATTTAGTTTTAGCACTCGGTGATCACCTAGTTAAAGGTTATGCCAGCCATGGTGAATCCTGGTCGATTGCTTTATCTTTAAAACTTGCAACATATAATCTTTTAAAATCAGATGGCTTATCACCAATTTTAATTTTAGATGATGTGTTCTCTGAATTAGATGAGGATAGGCGAGAGAAGTTGGCTCAAATTGCGCAAAGCGCCGAGCAAACCTTAATCACTGTCGCAGTTGAAAATGATCTACCTAAATCAATTAAAGGCACAAGGCATTTAGTTAAGTCAGGCGTGGTGAGCAAATTATGA
- a CDS encoding DUF721 domain-containing protein produces MKNDLAKELYKFYRSGFRKLRASGQVSIERTKNTDPQSLESVLSEVITGRNWGKGFAEGNLFSNWEEIVGVEVAQHTTPISLVDGRLTIQSSSSAWATQMRLMQDDLLKTISNSAPGALVEQLNVIGPHAPSWKRGLRSIRGAKGPRDTYG; encoded by the coding sequence ATGAAAAATGATTTAGCAAAGGAACTATATAAGTTTTATCGATCAGGTTTTAGAAAGTTAAGAGCAAGTGGACAAGTGAGTATTGAGCGAACCAAAAATACCGACCCACAATCTTTAGAATCTGTGCTTTCTGAAGTAATCACAGGACGTAATTGGGGTAAAGGTTTTGCTGAAGGAAATTTATTTAGTAATTGGGAAGAGATTGTTGGAGTTGAAGTTGCTCAACACACAACACCAATCTCATTAGTTGATGGCAGATTAACAATTCAATCCTCATCATCTGCTTGGGCAACTCAGATGCGATTGATGCAGGATGATTTACTTAAAACAATATCAAATTCCGCGCCCGGTGCTTTAGTTGAACAGCTAAATGTGATTGGGCCTCACGCGCCAAGTTGGAAGCGAGGACTGCGCTCAATTCGAGGGGCCAAGGGGCCAAGAGACACCTACGGCTAG
- the dnaN gene encoding DNA polymerase III subunit beta: MKFVVERDDLVDAVNWVSKSISNRPITTALLGIVIDAADEITLSGSDLETAAKAKFKAEVSQKGKVLVPGRLLAEISRSLPAKPITFNLEGSRVLVSAGSAKFTLPTLPLVEYPTLPELPSASGSLNSDLFATAVNQVAIAAGKDDSLPTLTGVFVEINKNQITLAATDRYRLAVRELTWSAQDANIETTSLLRARTLADAAKSLIGSSQVTIALAPANTNEKLVGFISDGKTMTSRVLDGSFPPFRHLLPSESTADAVIEVAPFLDSVRRVALVTDKTVPLRLNFSNNTLQLEAGTGDEAQASEKLDINYKGEDINIAFNPTFLTDGLNAINTAFVHITFTGANKPAVLTGQTEATSAPITNYKYLLMPMRYSS, encoded by the coding sequence ATGAAGTTTGTAGTAGAACGAGATGACCTAGTTGACGCAGTCAATTGGGTTTCAAAGTCGATCTCAAACCGACCAATCACCACCGCACTCCTTGGTATAGTCATTGACGCCGCCGATGAAATAACTTTGTCCGGCTCAGATTTAGAAACAGCAGCAAAAGCAAAATTTAAAGCAGAAGTTTCTCAAAAAGGAAAAGTTTTAGTACCAGGAAGATTATTAGCTGAGATCTCTAGATCATTACCTGCTAAACCAATCACATTTAACTTAGAGGGAAGCCGTGTTTTAGTTAGCGCAGGAAGCGCCAAATTCACATTGCCAACATTGCCACTAGTTGAGTACCCAACACTGCCGGAGCTACCAAGCGCCTCCGGTTCTTTAAACTCAGATCTTTTTGCAACCGCAGTTAATCAAGTAGCAATTGCAGCTGGTAAAGATGATTCCCTGCCAACACTAACTGGTGTATTTGTTGAAATTAATAAAAACCAAATCACATTAGCCGCAACTGATCGATACCGCCTAGCGGTTAGAGAGTTAACATGGAGTGCGCAGGATGCAAACATCGAAACCACTTCATTATTACGCGCTCGCACATTAGCTGACGCCGCCAAATCTTTAATTGGTTCATCTCAAGTAACAATTGCCTTAGCGCCAGCAAACACAAATGAAAAATTAGTTGGTTTCATATCAGATGGAAAAACCATGACATCAAGAGTGTTGGATGGCTCCTTCCCGCCATTTAGACACTTACTACCAAGTGAATCAACCGCAGACGCCGTAATTGAAGTCGCACCATTTTTAGATTCAGTCCGGCGCGTGGCTCTAGTAACCGATAAAACAGTTCCCTTGCGTCTTAACTTTTCAAATAACACCTTGCAATTAGAGGCTGGCACAGGCGATGAAGCACAAGCTAGTGAGAAATTAGATATCAATTACAAAGGCGAGGACATAAACATTGCCTTTAATCCAACATTTTTAACTGATGGTTTAAATGCAATCAATACCGCATTTGTTCACATCACATTCACTGGTGCCAACAAACCCGCTGTTTTAACTGGTCAAACCGAAGCAACTAGCGCACCAATTACAAACTATAAGTATTTGTTAATGCCAATGCGTTACTCATCATAA